Proteins encoded in a region of the Candidatus Margulisiibacteriota bacterium genome:
- a CDS encoding DUF192 domain-containing protein: MPINLILTGLVLWGVLVPFQPQAPVFQNKTAIVARIGNNNYKLEIADSMSKRGRGLSWRKSLPTDQGMLFLFDQPGQYHFVMDGMRFPLDFIWLNDGTVVDLKDNVPPLKANQPSINLTAKNKFDQAIELNAGEIEKSGLKIGNRVTYF, from the coding sequence ATGCCAATCAATCTTATTCTGACGGGGTTGGTTCTTTGGGGAGTGCTTGTCCCCTTTCAGCCGCAGGCGCCTGTTTTCCAAAATAAGACGGCGATCGTCGCCCGGATCGGCAACAATAACTACAAGCTGGAGATCGCCGATTCAATGAGTAAAAGAGGACGCGGTCTCTCCTGGCGGAAATCTCTGCCGACGGATCAGGGAATGCTCTTTCTCTTCGATCAACCGGGACAATACCATTTCGTCATGGACGGGATGCGTTTCCCGCTCGATTTTATTTGGTTGAATGACGGGACGGTGGTCGACCTGAAAGATAACGTCCCCCCCTTAAAGGCCAACCAACCTTCGATCAATTTAACCGCCAAGAACAAATTCGACCAGGCGATCGAACTCAACGCCGGCGAAATTGAAAAGAGCGGGCTTAAGATCGGCAATCGGGTCACCTATTTTTGA
- a CDS encoding 4Fe-4S dicluster domain-containing protein — MNEYFINLNDFNYLVSQLTEKAHVVAPASEFNRKYLFDVNPGNVQRIDLSGWRTVETVKGYFFKVAELVSRYFNEEAHLSAGPLVFLGLRGCDLEGINVLDRVFGEGDFQDPFYLVNREKSILIGADCTGCGESCFCTMVGGQPYPERYFDLNLSVVPNGFVVEIGSDKGKRIVDDYRNIFSKVLKPALEAKNVNREKVKTRLTEVNWQYQLEHELSFVHKKNLENPRWRDLTKDCVECSACNFICPTCSCFLLTDQPAGKGSERHKVWDACLKAGYARVAGGGNPRGLLYQRLQNRYHCKFDYSYDRLQRYTCVGCGRCIDGCAGNINMRQIFAVLDRELKK, encoded by the coding sequence ATGAACGAATATTTTATTAATTTAAACGACTTCAATTATTTAGTTTCCCAGCTTACGGAAAAAGCGCATGTCGTTGCCCCGGCCAGTGAATTCAACCGCAAATATCTTTTTGACGTCAATCCCGGAAACGTTCAGCGGATCGATCTCTCCGGCTGGCGCACGGTCGAAACGGTCAAAGGATATTTTTTTAAGGTCGCGGAGCTGGTTTCTCGTTATTTCAACGAAGAAGCCCATCTTTCCGCCGGCCCGCTGGTCTTTTTAGGCCTGCGCGGTTGCGACTTGGAAGGGATCAATGTCCTGGACCGGGTTTTCGGCGAAGGGGATTTTCAAGACCCTTTCTACCTGGTCAATCGGGAAAAGTCGATTCTGATCGGAGCCGACTGTACCGGCTGCGGTGAAAGCTGTTTTTGCACCATGGTCGGCGGCCAGCCGTATCCCGAACGGTATTTTGACCTCAACCTGTCGGTCGTCCCCAACGGTTTTGTTGTTGAGATCGGGAGCGATAAAGGAAAAAGGATCGTTGACGATTACCGTAACATTTTCTCAAAGGTTTTGAAGCCGGCCCTGGAAGCGAAAAACGTTAACCGGGAAAAGGTCAAAACGCGGTTGACGGAGGTCAATTGGCAATACCAGTTGGAGCACGAGCTCTCCTTTGTTCATAAAAAGAACCTGGAAAATCCCCGCTGGCGTGACCTCACCAAGGATTGCGTTGAATGCAGCGCCTGTAATTTTATCTGCCCGACCTGCAGTTGTTTTCTGCTTACCGACCAGCCGGCGGGGAAAGGATCGGAACGCCATAAGGTCTGGGATGCCTGCCTGAAGGCGGGTTATGCCCGGGTTGCCGGCGGCGGTAACCCGCGGGGCTTGCTTTATCAGCGGTTGCAGAACCGTTATCACTGTAAGTTCGACTATTCTTACGACCGGTTGCAGCGCTATACCTGCGTCGGTTGCGGCCGCTGTATCGACGGTTGCGCCGGGAACATTAATATGCGGCAGATCTTTGCCGTCCTCGACCGGGAGTTGAAAAAATGA
- a CDS encoding FAD/NAD(P)-binding protein — translation MIVSNPYQPVKAEVLEIITETPQIKTFILRPETSLPYLSGQFMQVTIPGVGECPFTPSSDPKKTETIEFTVMKAGQATSRMHELKPGEAVGLRGPFGRPYPLEKYHGKDVYIIGGGVGIAPLRALLLALFHELDHLNKIELRLGARSPRDLPYKEEMIGWRKKANLVLTVDRGADDWPGEVGVVTEIMKPGDVDFETAVAIVCGPPIMMKFATKKLLELGICEKNLYLSMEKNMSCGIGKCFHCNLGKHLCCKDGPVFTWSEIKDIPDPW, via the coding sequence ATGATCGTCTCTAATCCATACCAGCCGGTTAAAGCGGAAGTTCTGGAGATCATAACCGAGACGCCGCAGATCAAGACCTTTATCTTGCGGCCGGAAACTTCCCTCCCTTATCTTTCAGGCCAGTTCATGCAAGTGACCATCCCGGGCGTTGGAGAATGCCCGTTCACTCCCTCTTCCGATCCCAAGAAGACCGAAACGATCGAGTTTACCGTAATGAAAGCCGGACAGGCGACCAGCCGGATGCATGAGCTTAAGCCGGGAGAAGCAGTCGGGCTGCGCGGCCCTTTTGGCCGGCCGTACCCGCTGGAAAAATATCACGGCAAAGATGTCTATATCATCGGCGGCGGAGTCGGGATCGCTCCTTTACGCGCCTTGCTTCTCGCCCTTTTCCATGAACTGGATCATTTAAATAAGATCGAGCTTCGGCTCGGGGCCCGTTCGCCGCGCGATCTTCCCTACAAAGAAGAAATGATCGGCTGGCGGAAAAAAGCCAATCTGGTCCTGACCGTCGACCGGGGAGCGGACGATTGGCCGGGGGAAGTTGGCGTAGTTACCGAGATCATGAAACCGGGGGACGTTGACTTCGAAACGGCGGTGGCCATTGTCTGCGGTCCGCCGATCATGATGAAGTTCGCCACCAAAAAATTATTGGAACTGGGGATTTGCGAAAAGAACCTCTATCTATCGATGGAAAAAAACATGAGTTGCGGCATCGGCAAATGTTTTCACTGTAATCTGGGAAAACATTTGTGCTGCAAGGACGGGCCGGTCTTTACCTGGTCGGAGATCAAAGATATTCCTGATCCCTGGTAA